In Pseudophryne corroboree isolate aPseCor3 chromosome 3, aPseCor3.hap2, whole genome shotgun sequence, a genomic segment contains:
- the LOC135058062 gene encoding uncharacterized protein LOC135058062: MEWPYYDLCYSVFGNTAITNPIALSSSSSASRQMSVDEDCDETQHSLPSSQCSPSSPLLISDSSFEDSTVNDDSISATIEDVPQSQAETPQPPKTTTLRSNIYNVPQRKKKLNKTEQTVRAMKSIIVDHLREADSELNAQEDARLERFLASEKEMHQTFMRQLMTMHDRQMTFFERTFARTIGNTTQAQQQDTAYPQHPYGPYNYEPPSNPPTQIPQSSEYRVYRQLP; this comes from the exons atggaatggccatattatgacctatgctatagtgtctttggcaacactgcgataacaaatcccatagcactatcgtcatccagctctgccagtcgccagatgtcagtcgacgaggactgtgacgaaacacagcacagccttcccagctcacaatgcagcccatcatccccgctgcttatatcggacagcagtttcgaagactcgaccgtcaatgatgattccatcagtgccactattgaagacgtaccacagtctcaggcggagacgccgcaaccccccaagaccacgactttgcgctcaaata tctacaacgttccacagcggaaaaagaaactgaacaaaacagaacaaacggtcagagcaatgaagtccattatcgtggatcacctgcgtgaggcggatagtgagctcaatgcccaggaagatgcacggcttgagagatttcttgcgtcagaaaaagaaatgcatcaaacttttatgaggcagttaatgaccatgcatgataggcagatgacattttttgaacgcacgtttgcacgtaccatagggaataccacacaagcacaacagcaagacacagcctacccacagcacccatatggtccatacaactatgagcctccctcaaatcccccaacacaaatcccgcaatcctcagaatatcgggtatatagacaactgccttag